The Lolium perenne isolate Kyuss_39 chromosome 6, Kyuss_2.0, whole genome shotgun sequence genome segment AAGCTACAACTATCATTTTTCTAATAAGATCCATCTTTGTGAGTGTAGAGAAGCTAGTCAGGGGCAAGGAATAGAGGAATGTAGGAGATCGATGACAGGGTCAAAGCCTCAAGTTGTTAGTAGAAAACAAGGGCTAAGGCCAATTCTACTGCCACTGATGTCTTCCCCTACCTTGGACCAATTTCAACAGCCCGAGCTCTAGTGACCTTTTATTCCAAATGTGAATCTCAATCAGGAAAGCAGGCTACAACATCCGGTTATCGTGGTTCTTTCTCCTCCTTTTCGATCGCTTGCTCTCGTGCTTGCTAccgatgattcacttgtttaaccGACACGACAACAAGTGGAAAAGCAGTACTAACCTCCATTCCGGATGGCCTCGATCTGAAACAGCCCCGACCCCTGTGGCCCAGTTACGGGGAATGTGCACGACACGGACCTCCGCCGATGGCCCAGAACAACTGAAGCATCATACCATGGTCCTCTTAGTATAGGTGCCCCGATCGCTTCTGCAACCTCTCGGTTCTCAGTAGCCGTCTCTATCGCCTTCCTGTAAGCAACATTCACACTTGTAGGTATCATGCGCTAATCACAAAAGGGAATAATACGTATCCTAAACAGTCTATCCAGAGAAAAGGTCCAAAGGTATACCGGGAACACACAGCGGAACATTATGATTAAGGTAGCAGAGTCTAGTGAGCTACAAAATTAAAGCAAAAAATAAATGAAACAACACTGGTATAGTGGTATTCATGTGGATTAGGCACAACATATAGCTAAAGCATGAAAGAAGGAATCCTCTTGGTAGAAAAATAATGAACAACACGATAGCTGAGTTTAATGTGCGGGGATTATTAACTAGAAAAGTTTGCATTCACCAAATGATAGTCCATCCACTGAACAGATAGAACAATAGGAAATGAACGGATTGGCTACATCCTACATATGCTACATGATCACATAAGAGTAAACTAGTGTTTTTAGTCCGTATATATGATGATGGAAACAAATTGTGACACAACGAAATTGGCATGATGAGCTCCTCGGAATTGGCTAAACACTAATTAAGCTTGGCAGCCTTGAATCTTCAGCATATGCAAATGGTGCTGTAGGAGGTAGTAGCTAGGTTAGGTAGTGAGCATGACGATTAGTCTTAACTGTAATTTACTCTAGGTTTGCAAGAGATCAGCAGGGAGCAGACCTGGTGCATCCATGGAAGATAGCGAGGTCGTTGATTCCACTGAGGGCCACTCCGCCAGCGAGGCTGATGGCCCCGATAGCCACCACCCTCCGCCCCACCGATCTCTTCTTCCGCCCGCCGGCGACGCTTTCTCCGGCGGAGTAGGTGCTGCAACAGAGCTCTCTTACTGAGTGTATGACTATTGGGATTAGAAATAGAGATGGCTACTTACCGGTGGCTTTGAAAGGGCAGGGCGGATCTGCGGCCGGCGGCGACTAAGAGCGTCTTCCTCGCCCACGCCGCCGGCGACATTCTCTCCCCCTCCCTGTCCTTTTTTGGGCCCCTTCCGATTTAATGAACGAAAAAAAGAATGGGCCCAGCCCAGCCCAGCCCAGCCCAGCAGTTAGTTTTATGGCATCTTCTTTCGCTCGAATTAATCCCACTCCAATGGCCTTGGCGTCGTCGGCAGGGTAGCTCTGCCACTTGACTGAGATTTAGTTAG includes the following:
- the LOC127306035 gene encoding uncharacterized protein — protein: MSPAAWARKTLLVAAGRRSALPFQSHRTYSAGESVAGGRKKRSVGRRVVAIGAISLAGGVALSGINDLAIFHGCTRKAIETATENREVAEAIGAPILRGPWYDASVVLGHRRRSVSCTFPVTGPQGSGLFQIEAIRNGGDGVLSFLRHHDWEIRSMDAHLEVASDDGELKKVTINLVSSSDDQSSGGQCEAEGLSC